From Acidobacteriota bacterium:
CCAGGACCTCCACCCCGAACCCCAGGGCGCCCACACCGGCGACGTCTCCGCAGCACAGCTGACGGACGTGGGCTGCTCCTGGGTGCTCTGCGGCCACAGCGAGCGACGCCAGGACCACGGCGAGACCAGCGAGCTGGTGGGCGCCAAGGCGGCGGCGGCCCGCCGCGGAGGGCTCAAGCCGATGGTGTGCATCGGCGAGACGGAAGGGGAGCGGGAGGACGGCCGCACCTTCGAGGTCTTGGAGCGGCAGCTGGCCGCCGCCCTCGACGCCGAGCCCAACCCGGGTGCCCTGGCCTACGAGCCGGTGTGGGCCATCGGCACCGGCAAGACCGCGACCCCGGAGCTGGCCCAGGAGGTTCACGAGTTCCTCCGCCAGCGCCTCGGCAAGCTGCGGGATCCGAGCTTCGCCGAGGCCTTGCGCATCCTCTACGGGGGGTCGGTGAAGCCAGGCAACGCCGGGTCTTTGATCGTCCAGGAGGACATCGATGGCTTCTTGGTGGGGGGCGCGGGACTTGACCCTGAGCCATTCTCGGGTATTATCAACAGTTCCTGCGCCTAAAGCCCCGGTCCGACCGGTGCCGCGGGTCGCCTGACACTCGTTTTCGAGGGAACTCAACGTGCTTTACGCTCTGTATATTCTTCACGTCTTGACCTGCATCTTCTTGATCCTGGTGGTCCTGCTGCAGCAGGGCAAGGGTGCCGACCTGTCCGTCTTCGGCGGCGGCAGCACCCAGGCCGCCTTCGGTGCCCGCAGCGCGGCGACGCTGCTGCACAAGCTCACCGTGGGCTTCTTCGTGCTGTTCATCATCACCACCATGTCCATCGCCTGGCTCCAGTCCTCCTCCCGCGGCACTTCCGTGCTCAGCGGCGTGGCGGCGGACGCGCCGCCGGCGGTAGAGCTGCAGGATGAGGGCACCACGCCGGAGGGCGCGGACGATGCCGCCCTGGCTCCGGCGCCGGACAGCTCCGGCGATGGTGACGGCGACGACGCCCAATAAGAAGACGCCGCAAGAAGACTTAGTAAGTGCCCGAAGCTCTCCGAATTGGCAAATTTCGGAGAGCGGCAAGCGGAGACTTTTCGCTGCCGGGCTGCTACAATTTGCCCGCTGCCGAAGTGGCGGAATTGGTAGACGCGCACGGTTGAGGGCCGTGTGGAGCGATCCGTGCCGGTTCGAGTCCGGCCTTCGGCACCATCCTTTCCCCCGATAGTCTTTCTTCCCCAGCTCAGCTTTTTCCCGGTTCAGTCCCCGATCCACCGGAAACGCCCGGCCTCTGGCTGCAGGGTGTCGTAGGCTCGGTGCATGAGCTCCCCCTCGGCACCGGTTCCGGCCCTTCCCCATTCGAGCCAGCGGCCCGTCGGCGTGGTCCTCGCCGGCGGCGCTTCTCGGCGCCTGGGACGTGACAAGACGCGGCTGGAGATCGATGGTGAGACCTTGGTCGCTCGCGCGGCGCGCAAGCTGACGGCGGTGTGCTCCCGGGTGCTGGTGGCGGACGGCGGGCGCGGGCTCCTCACCGTTCCTGTGCCTTCCATCGCCGACGGCCCCGGCGCTGGTCCGGTGGCGGGGATCCTGGGAGCGGCTCGGGCCTGCCCCGGCGAGGCTCTGCTGGTGCTGGCCTGCGATCTACCGCTGGTGCCGGTGGCGCTGCTTGAAGCCCTGGTCCTCGCCCCGAAGGAAGCGGACTGGGCGCTCCCCTTCAGTCTCCGCCACGAGGAGCTCCGCCCAGAGCCTCTATGCGCTCGCTATGGGCCCCGCGCCGTCGTCGCCCTGAGCGCCCGGGTTGCCCGCGGAGAGCTCGCCCTGCATCCATTGGCAGAGGAACCTGGACTCGAGATCCACCGCTTCGAGCCCGAGGAGCTGAGGGCCTGGGGAAACCCAGCTCATCTCTTGCTCAACGTCAACCGACCCCGAGACGTGGAGGATTTGGAAAGCCTGCAGGAGAAAGCCTAGAGCGAAGAGCTCGAGGCTCAGTCCGCAGAGACGGG
This genomic window contains:
- the tpiA gene encoding triose-phosphate isomerase, yielding MSRRTPLVAANWKMHKVRQEAKAYCSDLRQRLAGVTGVEVVLFPGPTLLTTVAEGLAGSTIAWGGQDLHPEPQGAHTGDVSAAQLTDVGCSWVLCGHSERRQDHGETSELVGAKAAAARRGGLKPMVCIGETEGEREDGRTFEVLERQLAAALDAEPNPGALAYEPVWAIGTGKTATPELAQEVHEFLRQRLGKLRDPSFAEALRILYGGSVKPGNAGSLIVQEDIDGFLVGGAGLDPEPFSGIINSSCA
- the secG gene encoding preprotein translocase subunit SecG → MLYALYILHVLTCIFLILVVLLQQGKGADLSVFGGGSTQAAFGARSAATLLHKLTVGFFVLFIITTMSIAWLQSSSRGTSVLSGVAADAPPAVELQDEGTTPEGADDAALAPAPDSSGDGDGDDAQ
- a CDS encoding molybdenum cofactor guanylyltransferase; this translates as MSSPSAPVPALPHSSQRPVGVVLAGGASRRLGRDKTRLEIDGETLVARAARKLTAVCSRVLVADGGRGLLTVPVPSIADGPGAGPVAGILGAARACPGEALLVLACDLPLVPVALLEALVLAPKEADWALPFSLRHEELRPEPLCARYGPRAVVALSARVARGELALHPLAEEPGLEIHRFEPEELRAWGNPAHLLLNVNRPRDVEDLESLQEKA